In one Zobellia galactanivorans genomic region, the following are encoded:
- a CDS encoding head GIN domain-containing protein, which yields MKKIKLLVLALFVSAGVLAQKSNTKTLEKFNELKVYDRIIVKLVKSNENKLVITGDDKDEVNISNKNGLLKIKMEFDNFLDGNEAKATLYYTEELTLIDANENASIQSDETVKGERVEIKTQEGGQIELKVDIKDLYTKSVSGGEVTLSGSADQQEIMVNTGGKTYNKQLDTKETTVVVNAGGRADVNASEKVSAKVRAGGSIYIYGNPKSVEKDKVFGGKIKEMD from the coding sequence ATGAAAAAAATAAAACTACTCGTCCTTGCCCTGTTCGTATCGGCAGGTGTATTGGCTCAAAAGTCAAATACAAAAACCCTGGAAAAGTTCAACGAACTCAAAGTCTACGATCGTATTATCGTTAAACTTGTAAAAAGCAACGAGAACAAATTGGTCATTACCGGCGATGACAAGGATGAAGTAAACATCTCCAACAAGAACGGACTCCTAAAGATAAAAATGGAGTTCGATAATTTCTTAGATGGGAACGAGGCAAAAGCCACCCTATACTACACCGAGGAACTCACCTTGATCGATGCGAACGAAAACGCAAGCATACAATCCGACGAAACGGTAAAAGGGGAACGCGTTGAAATCAAGACCCAAGAGGGAGGACAGATAGAACTAAAAGTGGACATCAAGGATCTTTATACTAAATCCGTTTCCGGCGGGGAAGTAACCCTTAGCGGTTCGGCCGACCAGCAAGAGATTATGGTGAATACGGGAGGAAAAACCTACAATAAGCAGCTTGACACCAAGGAAACCACGGTAGTGGTCAATGCCGGGGGAAGGGCCGACGTAAACGCCTCCGAAAAAGTTAGCGCCAAAGTACGTGCAGGTGGATCCATCTACATTTACGGAAACCCTAAAAGCGTTGAAAAGGACAAAGTCTTTGGAGGAAAGATCAAAGAAATGGATTAA
- a CDS encoding CPXCG motif-containing cysteine-rich protein translates to MYEHFFQCPYCWEEISMLMDPSVSKQTYVEDCEVCCNPIEVSPQFQDNELVAFEARDIEQ, encoded by the coding sequence ATGTACGAACACTTTTTTCAATGCCCGTATTGCTGGGAAGAGATATCTATGTTGATGGACCCGTCCGTAAGCAAACAGACCTATGTCGAAGACTGTGAGGTCTGTTGTAATCCGATAGAGGTAAGTCCGCAATTCCAAGATAACGAACTGGTAGCCTTTGAAGCCCGTGATATTGAGCAATAG
- a CDS encoding YceI family protein, producing the protein MKNICLVWLLVAFTFVGRAQDEYVLSDQSKLTISGTSTVHDWTVAANALSGRLGYDGTAPTEIDFEVAVENIQSERGAAMDKKMHAALKKEEHPTITFKLKEVKDKSIFVGVLNIAGVENSVEIPVDMESDSEGLKITGKKQLTLQDYGMESPTAMFGQIIVGDEVTVNFDLRFSKN; encoded by the coding sequence ATGAAAAATATATGTTTAGTATGGCTTTTGGTCGCTTTTACCTTTGTGGGAAGGGCACAAGATGAATACGTACTTTCCGATCAGAGTAAATTGACGATCAGTGGCACTTCTACCGTGCACGATTGGACGGTTGCGGCAAATGCCCTTTCGGGCCGATTGGGTTACGACGGTACGGCGCCTACCGAAATCGATTTTGAGGTGGCCGTCGAGAATATTCAGAGTGAACGTGGAGCGGCCATGGATAAAAAAATGCACGCCGCCCTTAAGAAGGAAGAGCACCCGACCATAACGTTCAAACTTAAGGAAGTAAAGGATAAATCGATTTTTGTAGGGGTGCTGAACATCGCAGGTGTAGAGAATTCCGTGGAGATTCCGGTCGATATGGAATCCGATTCCGAAGGATTGAAAATTACAGGGAAAAAGCAATTGACCTTACAAGATTATGGAATGGAATCCCCCACGGCGATGTTCGGGCAGATTATCGTAGGGGACGAGGTTACCGTTAATTTCGATCTGCGCTTCTCAAAAAACTAA
- a CDS encoding M20 metallopeptidase family protein: MDERQKIKRLAAQYAPEFVSVRRYLHQHPELSFQEHRTCAYLKEQLLSLGVTDIVSVAETGLLATIHGGRAGKTVLLRADIDALPIQERNAVDYVSKNDGVMHACGHDAHSASLLLCAKILMELKEDFSGSVKLLFQPAEELSPGGASAVIREKAYTALGSLPHLGQHVRPDIPVGKVGFRSGKFMASMDELFLTVKGKGGHAAMPEKTIDPVLIASHIIVAAQQLVSRRADPKIPSVLSFGKVIADGAINVIPDEVVIEGTFRTLDEDWRKTALGQLDKLVTTLAEAMGGRCELKINHGYPHLKNEPVLTERLKALAEDYLGKENVLGLDQWMAAEDFAYYSQQNPACFYMLGVGNAEKHIGSGLHTPTFDIDESALEVGGGLMVWLALSTLSA; the protein is encoded by the coding sequence ATGGATGAACGTCAAAAGATTAAAAGGCTTGCCGCCCAATATGCTCCCGAGTTTGTTTCCGTAAGAAGGTATCTGCACCAGCATCCTGAGCTTTCCTTTCAAGAACACCGTACCTGTGCCTACCTTAAAGAACAATTGTTGTCGCTAGGGGTGACCGATATTGTATCGGTTGCCGAAACGGGGCTTTTGGCTACCATCCATGGGGGGCGAGCGGGAAAAACGGTACTCTTACGGGCCGATATCGATGCCTTGCCCATTCAGGAACGCAATGCGGTCGATTATGTTTCCAAAAACGATGGGGTCATGCATGCCTGTGGTCACGACGCCCATAGTGCCTCGCTTTTACTCTGTGCCAAGATTTTAATGGAATTGAAGGAAGATTTTTCAGGAAGCGTAAAGCTGCTTTTTCAACCTGCGGAAGAGTTGAGTCCAGGTGGAGCGAGTGCGGTTATCCGTGAGAAGGCCTATACGGCTTTAGGAAGCCTTCCGCATTTAGGGCAACATGTACGGCCCGATATCCCGGTGGGAAAGGTAGGTTTCCGCTCCGGAAAGTTTATGGCCAGTATGGACGAACTTTTTTTAACGGTCAAAGGGAAAGGGGGGCATGCCGCCATGCCCGAAAAGACCATAGACCCCGTTTTGATCGCTTCCCATATCATAGTGGCCGCCCAGCAATTGGTCAGCCGTAGGGCCGATCCCAAAATACCTTCCGTACTTTCTTTTGGAAAGGTAATCGCCGATGGGGCTATAAATGTCATTCCTGATGAGGTGGTCATAGAAGGTACGTTCCGAACATTGGACGAAGATTGGCGAAAGACCGCTTTGGGACAACTCGACAAATTGGTGACGACACTGGCCGAAGCCATGGGAGGCCGTTGCGAGCTAAAGATTAACCACGGCTACCCGCATTTAAAAAACGAGCCTGTACTGACCGAGCGGCTAAAGGCCTTGGCCGAAGACTATCTCGGCAAGGAAAACGTGTTAGGGTTGGACCAATGGATGGCTGCGGAAGACTTTGCCTATTACAGCCAACAAAATCCCGCCTGCTTCTACATGTTGGGTGTGGGCAATGCGGAAAAGCATATTGGCTCGGGCTTGCATACCCCCACCTTTGATATTGATGAGTCCGCCCTTGAGGTCGGCGGGGGACTCATGGTCTGGTTGGCCTTAAGTACACTCTCGGCCTAA
- a CDS encoding formylglycine-generating enzyme family protein, which yields MQIPYTKVTMAVCLLGVMLQSCKTSKPAAESPAPVAQTEAPSTAKAVPEAVEGYTEIVPGTDKGFKMVYIPAGKFTMGSPETEANRKADEGPRKEVELDPFYMAQHELTWDLFELFFKQNKELFVKLENDKVMKIDAITRPSPPYEDPSYGMGKDGFPAVSMSAYSALVYCKWLSTVTGKFYRLPTEAEWEYAAKAGTQTAYSFGDDLAQLDDYAVYYKNSDGKYAKVGSKKPNPWGLYDMHGNAAEWTLDEYKSDAYATTDAKNPWVTPTVIHPRSYRGGSWDDDADKLRSSARSASSLKQQKRDPQIPKSFWWFTDSNYVGFRLVSPKKQPSPEEQKKFWQIVLDE from the coding sequence ATGCAAATTCCGTATACTAAAGTTACCATGGCAGTCTGCCTTCTAGGCGTGATGCTACAGTCTTGTAAAACTTCAAAACCAGCGGCAGAAAGCCCGGCTCCAGTGGCACAGACGGAGGCCCCGTCTACCGCTAAAGCCGTTCCGGAAGCTGTTGAAGGTTATACTGAAATCGTACCCGGCACCGATAAGGGGTTTAAGATGGTTTACATCCCCGCGGGGAAATTTACCATGGGTAGTCCAGAAACTGAAGCGAACAGAAAGGCCGATGAAGGACCTCGGAAGGAAGTGGAACTCGACCCCTTTTATATGGCCCAACATGAATTGACTTGGGATTTGTTCGAACTGTTCTTTAAGCAGAACAAAGAGCTATTTGTTAAATTGGAGAATGATAAGGTGATGAAAATCGATGCGATCACCCGACCAAGCCCACCATATGAGGATCCTTCCTATGGTATGGGCAAGGACGGTTTTCCTGCCGTGAGTATGTCGGCCTATTCGGCCTTGGTCTATTGCAAATGGCTCAGTACCGTGACCGGAAAATTCTATCGATTGCCTACCGAGGCGGAATGGGAATATGCCGCAAAAGCAGGAACACAAACGGCCTACAGTTTTGGGGATGACCTCGCACAACTGGATGACTATGCGGTCTATTATAAAAACTCCGATGGGAAGTATGCCAAAGTAGGAAGTAAAAAACCGAATCCTTGGGGCTTGTACGATATGCACGGAAATGCCGCGGAATGGACCTTGGACGAGTATAAGAGCGATGCCTATGCCACAACCGATGCCAAAAATCCATGGGTGACACCCACGGTAATACACCCGAGGTCGTACAGAGGGGGCTCATGGGACGATGATGCCGATAAACTGCGTTCATCCGCTCGGTCGGCCTCAAGTCTGAAACAACAAAAAAGAGATCCCCAGATCCCAAAGAGTTTTTGGTGGTTTACCGATTCCAATTATGTTGGCTTTCGGTTGGTGAGTCCTAAGAAACAGCCCAGTCCTGAAGAGCAGAAAAAGTTCTGGCAAATTGTTTTGGACGAATAG
- a CDS encoding Gfo/Idh/MocA family protein — protein MSQIGIGIVGTGSIVRTYLKCISEMATAKVVALCTTSPDRAREVEAEFGYPVFSDYQEFLAESDIDLVCVCNESGKHGEAIEAAAMAGKHILSEKPLEVTTEKIDALITLCKERQVYLGCVLQNRCAADYKRAEEAIRSGKLGKLLMGNASIDWYRSEDYYAKSEWRGTLALDGGAAFINQGIHTIDLLMNLMGPVVSVYAHVQTRVHKIEGEDVGAALVNYSNGAIGTLTAGTALYPGYPERLEVYGEKGSIIMEGGQIIAWNVEGEDPKGVSSETLGSGASDPTAIGHENHKTVLEDMVEAIQMKRPPMVDGEEARKSVALINAIYESSKRRSLIHL, from the coding sequence ATGTCGCAAATCGGTATCGGAATCGTGGGTACGGGATCCATCGTACGCACCTATCTCAAGTGTATTTCAGAAATGGCAACGGCCAAGGTCGTGGCGCTATGTACTACATCTCCCGATAGGGCTAGGGAAGTTGAGGCCGAATTCGGATATCCGGTCTTTAGTGATTACCAAGAGTTTCTTGCCGAAAGCGATATCGACCTTGTATGTGTGTGCAACGAGAGCGGTAAACATGGGGAGGCGATCGAGGCTGCGGCAATGGCGGGCAAGCATATTTTAAGTGAAAAACCCTTAGAAGTAACCACGGAAAAGATAGATGCCCTTATCACCTTGTGCAAAGAACGCCAGGTTTATTTGGGCTGTGTTCTTCAAAATCGATGTGCGGCGGACTATAAACGTGCCGAGGAGGCCATACGGTCGGGTAAGTTGGGGAAGCTGCTTATGGGAAACGCCAGTATCGATTGGTATCGGTCAGAAGACTATTATGCAAAGAGCGAATGGCGCGGTACCCTGGCTTTGGATGGTGGTGCGGCCTTTATCAATCAGGGCATCCATACCATAGATTTACTTATGAACCTTATGGGCCCCGTTGTTTCGGTCTATGCCCATGTGCAAACGAGGGTCCACAAAATTGAAGGGGAAGATGTGGGCGCTGCCCTAGTGAATTATAGCAATGGGGCCATCGGCACCCTTACGGCAGGAACGGCCCTTTATCCTGGCTATCCCGAGCGCTTGGAGGTGTATGGGGAGAAAGGTAGTATCATTATGGAAGGGGGGCAGATCATTGCTTGGAATGTCGAAGGGGAAGACCCTAAAGGTGTATCGTCGGAAACCTTGGGGAGTGGGGCTTCGGATCCGACCGCAATCGGTCATGAAAACCATAAAACGGTACTCGAAGATATGGTCGAGGCCATCCAGATGAAGCGGCCGCCAATGGTAGATGGAGAGGAAGCCAGAAAATCCGTGGCACTTATAAATGCCATTTACGAGTCGTCAAAGCGGCGTAGTTTGATTCACCTATAA
- a CDS encoding PSD1 and planctomycete cytochrome C domain-containing protein, with translation MKYKVIIAVALASLIGFLFLYKKGVFDREQNAYSDMKLPETVDYNFHIKPILSDNCYTCHGPDANKRKAGLRLDLEEAAFKELSENPGHYPIVSENLKKSRLYQVVVSDDDDVLMPPPDSKLALNSYEKKLIKKWIQQGAKFEKHWAYIPPKKKSAPQTENTQWVQNEIDGFILEKLEEKGLVPSERAAIETLIRRISLDLTGLPPQLEQVEQLRSETDVAKIIDTFLALPAYGERMTQSWLDVARYADSHGYQDDSYRTMWPWRDWVIHAFNKNLPYDEFLTWQLAGDLLPNATKEQILATAFNRNHPITQEGGVIQEEYRTNYVLDRTNTLGKGILGITLECAQCHDHKYDAISQADYFEMFAFFNQVNEKGLQMDAVQAGRRKFFADPPYITISKEETEDVLSFIHMDSLSQINVMVMNDSASRTTHILNRGQYDQPADSVSPKTPEAILAFSDDLPKNRLGLAQWLVDKENPLTARVYVNRIWAMLFGKGLVETSEDFGVQGSLPTHPKLLDWLAVDFVEHDWDIKYLLKKIMLSATYQQKSELRSDLKKADPENKLLARAPRFRMSGEMIRDYILATSGLLNPELGGPSVKPYQPAGLWEETNAGGNRGVLTKYVPDTGEDLYRRSLYTFWKRTLPPPNMTIFDAPTRDYSEVRRQKTNTPLQALVMQNDTQVLEAARVLAQRCIEATPDDPDIVATLFKRILVRSPREEELLTLNGYYHSALEQYKNDSESAEKLIAVGEYEQLPVDPGKTAALMLTAQVIYNLDETITKE, from the coding sequence ATGAAATATAAGGTAATTATTGCAGTAGCTTTGGCAAGTTTGATCGGTTTTCTTTTCCTATATAAGAAAGGGGTATTCGATAGGGAACAAAATGCCTATTCCGATATGAAGCTTCCTGAAACCGTAGATTACAATTTTCATATCAAACCTATTCTTTCCGACAATTGTTATACCTGTCACGGACCCGATGCCAATAAAAGAAAGGCGGGCTTGCGTCTCGATTTGGAAGAGGCAGCTTTTAAGGAGCTTTCCGAAAACCCCGGACACTATCCCATCGTTTCTGAAAATTTGAAGAAAAGCAGGTTGTACCAGGTCGTCGTTTCCGATGATGACGATGTGTTGATGCCCCCTCCCGATTCAAAATTGGCCTTGAATTCCTATGAGAAGAAATTAATAAAAAAATGGATCCAACAAGGGGCAAAGTTCGAAAAGCACTGGGCTTATATTCCTCCTAAAAAGAAAAGCGCCCCCCAAACGGAAAACACACAGTGGGTGCAGAACGAAATCGATGGTTTCATTTTGGAAAAACTGGAAGAAAAAGGTTTGGTCCCTTCGGAAAGGGCAGCCATAGAAACCTTAATACGACGGATAAGCTTAGATTTAACGGGCTTGCCGCCCCAGCTAGAGCAGGTGGAACAGCTTAGGTCGGAAACCGATGTAGCCAAGATCATTGATACTTTTTTAGCGTTGCCCGCCTATGGTGAACGTATGACGCAGTCTTGGCTAGACGTTGCCCGCTATGCCGATTCGCACGGATATCAAGACGATAGTTACCGTACCATGTGGCCTTGGCGTGATTGGGTTATCCATGCGTTCAATAAAAACTTGCCCTATGACGAGTTTTTAACTTGGCAGCTGGCCGGTGATCTATTGCCCAATGCAACCAAGGAGCAGATACTGGCCACGGCCTTTAACCGCAACCACCCCATAACCCAGGAAGGAGGGGTGATCCAAGAAGAGTATCGTACCAATTACGTTTTGGATCGCACCAATACACTGGGGAAGGGCATTTTGGGGATTACCTTGGAATGCGCCCAATGCCATGACCACAAGTACGACGCCATTTCTCAGGCCGACTATTTTGAGATGTTCGCCTTTTTTAATCAGGTCAATGAAAAGGGCTTGCAGATGGATGCCGTTCAGGCAGGAAGGCGAAAATTCTTTGCCGACCCCCCTTATATCACTATTTCAAAGGAGGAAACGGAAGACGTTTTATCGTTTATCCATATGGATAGCCTGTCGCAGATCAATGTGATGGTGATGAACGATTCGGCTTCGCGAACGACCCATATATTAAACAGGGGGCAATATGATCAACCGGCAGATTCGGTGAGCCCTAAAACGCCCGAGGCCATTTTGGCCTTTTCCGATGACCTTCCAAAGAATAGATTGGGACTTGCGCAGTGGCTGGTCGATAAAGAAAATCCGCTAACGGCAAGGGTATATGTAAACCGTATTTGGGCCATGTTGTTCGGTAAGGGCTTGGTAGAGACCTCCGAAGATTTCGGAGTTCAGGGAAGCCTGCCTACCCACCCCAAACTATTGGATTGGCTGGCGGTAGATTTTGTGGAACACGATTGGGATATCAAGTACCTCCTAAAAAAGATAATGCTATCGGCAACCTATCAGCAAAAATCGGAATTGCGGTCCGATCTCAAAAAGGCCGATCCCGAAAACAAATTGTTGGCACGGGCACCGCGCTTTAGAATGAGCGGTGAGATGATCAGGGATTATATTCTGGCCACAAGCGGCTTGCTCAACCCTGAACTGGGAGGGCCTAGCGTAAAACCTTACCAACCTGCGGGTCTATGGGAAGAGACCAATGCGGGGGGCAACCGCGGGGTACTTACCAAATACGTACCCGATACTGGGGAAGATTTGTACCGTCGTTCGTTGTACACCTTTTGGAAGCGGACTTTACCACCGCCGAACATGACGATTTTTGATGCGCCTACAAGGGATTATTCGGAAGTACGGAGGCAGAAGACCAATACGCCCTTACAAGCCTTGGTGATGCAGAACGATACCCAGGTATTGGAAGCGGCAAGGGTCTTGGCACAACGTTGTATAGAGGCCACCCCCGATGATCCCGATATTGTGGCGACCCTATTTAAGCGCATACTTGTGCGGAGTCCGAGGGAAGAGGAGTTATTGACCTTGAACGGTTATTACCACAGCGCATTGGAGCAATACAAGAACGATAGTGAAAGTGCCGAAAAGCTGATCGCGGTCGGTGAATACGAACAATTACCGGTCGATCCCGGAAAAACGGCAGCCCTGATGCTTACGGCACAGGTGATTTACAATTTAGACGAAACCATTACAAAAGAATAG
- a CDS encoding c-type cytochrome domain-containing protein → MTDILKKRWVDYTVLGLSVFLVFCLVFDAYIVLPNLVAWLGRWHPLVLHFPIVLLLIAAFLGLTGRPIPHRLLVIAVLSALLTAISGFFLGKEAAVKGDLLFWHQWMGGAVALMASVWYLLSDRGLDRTVYVKGLQVVLLVLVGFTGHYGGMVTHGEEFLALPTSKKQKELPENPIVYTDVVARILDDKCVSCHNANKKKGELLMTNMAELLEGGKSGHTIVAGEPLKSELIGRLHLPLENEEHMPPEGKTPLTDAEIKILERWVALGASDTLRFDQLPKSEPLVALIKGLMEPDPMSKWADLPFVADSTLQNLGSDYLTIERVASNSNALSVDVYLPPEYDPAAIVAIERIAGHIVELDLSGLPIGGTEMDFVAKCQNLEWLEIDKTPIGDSELKKLASLKNLKFLKTYATSITDKSIPVFENMKGLKNLYVYQTGISKEALEKLQTKSPTLSVNYGVDPEIEAFFVAGDSVVVAK, encoded by the coding sequence ATGACCGATATTTTAAAAAAACGTTGGGTAGATTATACCGTTTTGGGCCTATCCGTATTCCTGGTATTTTGTTTGGTTTTTGATGCGTATATCGTACTGCCCAATCTGGTGGCGTGGTTGGGACGCTGGCACCCTTTGGTGCTTCACTTTCCGATCGTACTCTTGCTTATAGCCGCTTTTTTAGGATTGACGGGAAGGCCAATTCCACATCGCTTGTTGGTCATAGCCGTATTATCGGCCCTGCTTACCGCTATATCCGGTTTTTTTCTCGGAAAGGAAGCGGCCGTAAAGGGCGATTTGCTCTTTTGGCACCAGTGGATGGGCGGCGCCGTGGCCCTTATGGCATCGGTATGGTACCTTCTGAGCGATAGGGGGCTGGACCGAACGGTTTACGTGAAAGGACTTCAAGTTGTCTTACTCGTTTTGGTAGGGTTTACGGGACACTATGGTGGAATGGTGACCCATGGGGAAGAGTTTTTGGCCCTTCCGACATCAAAAAAACAAAAAGAGCTACCCGAAAACCCAATAGTGTATACCGACGTGGTGGCGCGTATCTTGGATGACAAATGCGTGTCTTGCCATAATGCCAATAAAAAGAAGGGGGAATTGCTGATGACCAATATGGCGGAACTGCTGGAAGGTGGTAAAAGCGGGCATACGATTGTTGCAGGGGAGCCCCTTAAGAGCGAATTGATAGGCAGGTTACACTTGCCCTTGGAAAACGAAGAACATATGCCTCCCGAAGGGAAAACGCCCCTAACGGATGCGGAAATCAAAATCTTGGAAAGATGGGTGGCCTTAGGGGCTTCCGATACCTTGCGTTTTGATCAATTGCCCAAAAGCGAACCCTTGGTCGCACTGATCAAAGGGCTTATGGAGCCCGACCCCATGTCAAAATGGGCGGACTTGCCCTTCGTGGCCGATAGCACCCTACAAAACTTGGGATCGGATTATCTGACGATTGAGCGGGTGGCAAGCAATTCCAATGCCTTGAGCGTTGATGTGTATTTGCCGCCCGAGTACGATCCAGCGGCTATTGTGGCCATAGAGCGTATTGCTGGCCATATTGTGGAACTCGACCTGAGTGGTCTGCCCATAGGGGGCACGGAAATGGATTTTGTTGCAAAATGCCAAAATCTGGAATGGTTGGAAATCGACAAAACCCCAATAGGTGACAGCGAACTTAAAAAATTGGCGAGCTTGAAAAACCTGAAGTTCTTAAAGACCTATGCCACTTCCATTACCGATAAGAGTATACCGGTCTTTGAAAATATGAAGGGACTAAAAAACCTCTATGTGTATCAAACCGGCATTTCTAAGGAAGCTCTTGAAAAACTTCAGACCAAGAGCCCAACGCTGTCCGTCAACTATGGCGTCGACCCGGAAATTGAAGCGTTTTTCGTGGCTGGCGATTCCGTGGTCGTAGCGAAATAG
- a CDS encoding DUF1501 domain-containing protein, producing MKEDENQKENPLKGNRRHFFSQLSVGIGSLALGSLLIPDLFKGGNAQPLTQPLGIPHFAPKAKRVIYLFQAGAPSQFESFDYKPTLRKRMGEDLPESIRNGQRLTGMTAGQDKFPLMPAATNFKQYGDSGTWISDYFPHIAKIADDITVVRSMHTEAINHDPAITFFQTGSQISGRPSMGSWMSYGLGSENKNLPSFVVLTSRGKGNSQGLYSKLWSSGFLDSKHQGVLLRSGKDPVLYLNDPDGISRSDKRHLLNEVSQLNKLHHVETGDDEIESRIAQYEMAYRMQMSVPDVMDISKEPESIIKLYGEDCQVPGTYAANALQARRLAENGVRFIQLYHQGWDQHGNLPNAMAGQAKDVDQASAALVMDLKQRGMLEDTLVVWGGEFGRTNYCQGKFDPTDFGRDHHPRAFSIWMAGGGIKPGLNYGKTDEFGYNVIENPVHVNDFHATLMHAMGLDHEQLTYKYQGRRFRLTDVAGNVVKDLLA from the coding sequence ATGAAAGAAGACGAAAATCAAAAAGAAAATCCGCTAAAGGGAAATCGACGCCATTTTTTTTCACAACTGAGTGTGGGTATCGGTTCCTTGGCCTTAGGGTCATTGTTGATTCCCGATTTGTTCAAGGGAGGCAATGCCCAACCTTTGACCCAGCCCTTGGGGATACCCCATTTTGCCCCCAAGGCGAAAAGGGTAATTTATTTATTCCAGGCCGGGGCACCCTCACAATTCGAGTCGTTCGATTATAAGCCGACCTTGCGCAAACGTATGGGGGAAGACTTGCCCGAATCGATACGGAACGGACAGCGCCTGACCGGAATGACCGCAGGGCAGGACAAATTTCCATTGATGCCGGCGGCTACCAATTTTAAGCAATACGGCGATAGCGGAACGTGGATCAGTGACTACTTTCCCCATATCGCAAAAATAGCCGATGATATCACGGTGGTACGCAGTATGCATACCGAAGCCATTAACCATGACCCCGCCATTACCTTCTTTCAAACCGGAAGCCAGATTTCGGGTCGTCCCAGTATGGGATCATGGATGAGCTACGGTTTGGGAAGCGAAAACAAGAACTTGCCCTCTTTCGTTGTGCTTACCTCACGGGGTAAGGGCAATAGCCAAGGACTGTACTCCAAACTATGGTCAAGTGGTTTTTTAGATTCCAAACATCAGGGGGTACTATTGCGTTCGGGCAAAGATCCGGTATTGTACTTGAACGATCCCGACGGTATTTCAAGATCCGACAAGCGCCATTTGTTGAACGAGGTTTCCCAATTGAACAAGCTACACCATGTGGAGACGGGCGACGATGAGATAGAATCGCGTATTGCCCAGTATGAAATGGCCTACCGTATGCAAATGTCGGTGCCGGATGTCATGGATATTTCAAAAGAACCGGAATCGATTATCAAACTGTACGGTGAAGACTGCCAGGTTCCGGGTACCTATGCCGCAAACGCCTTACAGGCACGAAGATTGGCGGAAAATGGCGTACGCTTTATACAACTCTATCACCAAGGGTGGGACCAACACGGTAATTTGCCTAATGCCATGGCAGGCCAGGCCAAAGATGTGGATCAGGCGTCTGCCGCCCTGGTCATGGACCTGAAGCAGCGGGGCATGTTAGAAGATACCTTAGTGGTTTGGGGCGGTGAATTCGGTAGGACCAATTATTGCCAAGGCAAATTTGATCCGACCGATTTCGGTAGGGACCACCACCCAAGGGCCTTTAGCATTTGGATGGCCGGAGGCGGTATCAAACCCGGACTCAATTACGGGAAGACCGATGAGTTTGGATACAACGTTATTGAGAATCCCGTACACGTAAATGACTTTCATGCGACTTTAATGCATGCCATGGGACTTGATCACGAGCAATTGACCTATAAATATCAAGGTCGGCGATTTCGATTGACCGATGTGGCCGGTAATGTAGTCAAAGACCTTTTAGCATAG